The following are encoded together in the Parabacteroides chongii genome:
- a CDS encoding RagB/SusD family nutrient uptake outer membrane protein, with amino-acid sequence MKLLKNIYLTGAAVVLLTGCQGDLMDLNPYDSISSGNMWATENLADMGVNGIYNVLRSDNVAGDLHKFDSYGVSADYRDGNYALLRGNATTSNSQFSDYWKIHYEGISRTNDAIANLSKAPLAESKYNRLMAESKFMRAYFYYKLNMMYKGVPLYLEPTELEGYTKGRDTEEAVWNQVITDLTDAINTADFPDKYASGSGDYGRATKGAAYALRGKAYMWMKNWASAEADFRKVGELGYGLFKGEYKQLFKEANEQSDEMIFSLQCIGLSGYGNNFSFRYGSRVSYGSCWNTYLASTDFVDTYECADGKPFNWNDYLPGYNEMSPAARSVYFLRDGLTETEINTLTANGADMSKYLPSGNEARIKAIYGNRDPRLAATIVTPYAEYIGSSSNTDYVYTLRWPYRGYDNAEPYDVRTDTNNRFYYLFRKFVAEGSSEIPNREYSPIDIPIIRYADVLLSLAECLNEQNKTSEAVDAINKVRERAGAALLNSNQYTQVTGQDNLRERIRNERRWEFAGEGVNFFDEMRWKTWHKSKLFDGAGLKQVWGEVQSSYSWGGDHLYNWAIPRTEIQMNDNLKQNDGWID; translated from the coding sequence ATGAAACTATTGAAAAATATATATTTAACAGGAGCTGCCGTTGTTCTGTTGACAGGATGTCAGGGAGATTTGATGGATCTGAATCCGTATGATTCTATCTCTTCCGGAAATATGTGGGCAACAGAGAATCTGGCAGATATGGGCGTAAACGGTATTTATAATGTTTTGCGTTCCGACAATGTTGCCGGCGATTTGCATAAATTCGACAGCTATGGTGTTTCTGCAGATTATCGTGACGGAAATTATGCTCTATTGAGAGGTAATGCCACAACGAGCAATTCCCAGTTTTCCGATTATTGGAAAATTCATTATGAAGGAATCAGCCGTACGAACGATGCGATAGCCAATTTGTCGAAGGCTCCGTTGGCCGAGTCCAAGTATAATCGATTGATGGCTGAATCGAAGTTCATGCGTGCCTATTTCTATTATAAGCTGAATATGATGTATAAAGGAGTTCCTTTGTATCTGGAACCGACGGAACTGGAAGGCTACACCAAAGGGCGTGATACGGAAGAAGCCGTGTGGAATCAGGTTATCACAGACCTGACAGATGCGATCAATACAGCCGATTTCCCGGATAAATATGCTTCCGGTTCGGGTGATTACGGACGTGCGACAAAAGGAGCAGCGTATGCATTGCGTGGAAAAGCGTATATGTGGATGAAAAACTGGGCAAGCGCAGAAGCCGATTTCCGTAAAGTCGGAGAGTTGGGTTACGGCTTGTTCAAGGGAGAATATAAGCAACTGTTTAAGGAAGCGAACGAACAGTCCGATGAGATGATTTTCTCCTTGCAGTGCATTGGTTTGAGCGGTTATGGTAATAATTTCTCGTTCCGTTATGGTTCTCGTGTCTCTTATGGTTCTTGCTGGAATACATACCTGGCAAGCACGGATTTTGTCGACACGTATGAATGTGCAGACGGGAAACCGTTTAACTGGAATGATTATTTACCCGGATATAACGAAATGTCTCCGGCTGCCCGCTCTGTCTATTTCCTGCGTGACGGCTTGACTGAAACGGAAATAAATACCTTAACAGCTAACGGTGCTGATATGTCCAAATATTTGCCTTCAGGAAATGAAGCACGTATAAAAGCCATTTATGGAAATCGTGATCCGCGTTTGGCAGCGACTATAGTGACGCCGTATGCAGAATATATCGGATCTTCCAGTAATACGGATTATGTATATACTTTGCGTTGGCCGTACAGAGGATATGACAATGCTGAACCGTATGATGTGAGAACCGATACGAACAACCGTTTCTACTATCTGTTCCGTAAGTTTGTGGCGGAAGGTTCTTCCGAAATACCGAATCGCGAGTATTCTCCGATCGATATTCCAATTATTCGGTATGCCGATGTGCTTCTGTCTCTGGCTGAATGTCTGAACGAGCAGAATAAAACGAGCGAAGCGGTAGATGCGATCAATAAGGTTCGTGAACGTGCCGGTGCTGCTTTGTTGAACAGCAATCAATATACCCAGGTGACAGGGCAGGATAATTTGCGTGAACGTATCCGCAATGAGCGTCGTTGGGAGTTTGCCGGTGAAGGTGTGAATTTCTTTGATGAAATGCGCTGGAAGACCTGGCATAAAAGCAAATTATTCGACGGTGCCGGCCTGAAACAGGTTTGGGGAGAAGTACAAAGTTCTTATTCATGGGGAGGCGATCATTTATATAACTGGGCTATCCCGAGAACTGAAATTCAGATGAATGATAATCTGAAACAGAATGATGGTTGGATAGATTAG
- a CDS encoding RagB/SusD family nutrient uptake outer membrane protein — MKKYIIPFLAALLALTSCYDLDRAPYDQLSSSTFWQTEDQCKSGLMGVYASLKNTDLYGKMFMIDVNSDVAVGYDQYEALQLGTCTPRTSFLNGKWQNGYNGIQRANLAIRSIGEAPIDETAKNQMLGEAHFLRALIYFHLMDYFGGLPLYDETTNLEQDFNDLMNPRSSAEETRAFIIADLEKAQNSGLPDTWDAANYGRVTKSAVEGLLGKVYLYSKNYDKAIEHLEKSTSGHELYESFADLFNLTGHTSSEMIFSIINLGGTGNDYGMPLCFYAGTRNSFGSCWNNTLPSVDLVDMYEYKDGRPFNWDELFPGYTTDNQVRERVFRCTVNDAGDEILDQPAESAKILEMYEQRDPRMSATVIAPYSTYLGWNRNEERLMTFIFAKNTKGDVVAVNENNGFMRNNKGGWETYFWRKFVPEGDWNGAITNREHTPVNFPIIRLADVYLMLAECYNETGNQTKAVEYINKVRARAGIALLNSGPSYLAANSKDEVFQRIFRERAYELAGEGVRDSDLRRWKLSHTLLNREEYGITGKRLLTRVFRENRDYLWPIPAEEIEMNDQLEQNPNW, encoded by the coding sequence ATGAAAAAATATATTATACCTTTTTTAGCAGCACTTCTGGCATTGACAAGCTGCTATGACCTGGACAGGGCACCTTACGACCAGTTAAGCTCTTCGACCTTCTGGCAGACAGAAGATCAGTGTAAGTCAGGTTTGATGGGTGTGTATGCGTCCCTGAAAAACACCGACCTCTATGGTAAAATGTTTATGATCGACGTAAACTCGGATGTAGCAGTCGGCTACGACCAGTATGAAGCTCTACAACTGGGAACTTGTACACCGCGAACCAGTTTCCTCAACGGTAAATGGCAGAACGGATACAACGGCATCCAGCGTGCCAACCTCGCCATCCGCAGTATCGGTGAAGCACCTATAGACGAAACAGCAAAGAACCAGATGCTCGGTGAAGCCCATTTCCTCCGTGCCCTCATCTATTTCCATCTGATGGATTACTTCGGAGGTCTTCCTCTCTATGACGAAACGACCAATCTGGAACAGGATTTCAACGACCTGATGAATCCGAGAAGTTCTGCCGAAGAAACACGTGCTTTCATCATTGCAGACCTGGAAAAAGCGCAGAACTCAGGACTTCCGGATACATGGGATGCTGCCAATTACGGTCGTGTAACGAAATCTGCCGTAGAAGGATTATTGGGTAAGGTATATCTGTACAGTAAAAATTACGACAAAGCGATCGAACATCTGGAAAAATCGACCAGCGGTCATGAACTGTACGAAAGCTTCGCCGACTTGTTCAACCTGACAGGACACACCAGTTCGGAAATGATCTTCTCGATCATCAATCTGGGTGGTACAGGTAATGATTACGGTATGCCGCTATGCTTCTACGCCGGCACACGTAACTCATTCGGCAGTTGCTGGAATAACACCCTTCCTTCTGTCGACCTGGTCGACATGTATGAATATAAAGACGGACGTCCTTTCAACTGGGATGAATTGTTCCCGGGATATACAACCGACAATCAGGTACGTGAACGTGTATTCAGATGCACAGTGAACGATGCCGGCGACGAAATCCTCGATCAACCGGCAGAATCCGCAAAGATCCTGGAAATGTACGAACAACGTGACCCGCGTATGTCAGCTACAGTGATCGCTCCTTACAGCACTTATTTGGGATGGAACCGTAACGAAGAGCGCCTGATGACATTCATCTTTGCAAAAAACACCAAAGGAGATGTAGTAGCAGTGAACGAGAACAATGGTTTCATGCGTAATAATAAGGGAGGTTGGGAAACCTATTTCTGGAGAAAATTCGTACCGGAAGGAGACTGGAACGGTGCTATCACGAACCGCGAACATACACCTGTAAACTTCCCGATCATCCGCCTGGCTGATGTTTACCTGATGCTGGCAGAATGTTACAATGAAACCGGCAACCAGACTAAGGCGGTAGAATACATCAACAAAGTACGTGCCCGTGCGGGTATCGCATTATTGAACAGTGGTCCTTCTTATTTGGCAGCTAATTCGAAAGATGAAGTCTTCCAACGTATCTTCCGTGAAAGAGCCTATGAACTGGCTGGTGAAGGTGTTCGCGACAGCGACCTGCGCCGTTGGAAATTGTCACACACATTACTGAATCGCGAAGAATACGGTATCACCGGCAAGCGCCTGCTGACACGTGTATTCCGTGAAAACCGCGATTACTTGTGGCCTATCCCGGCAGAAGAAATAGAAATGAATGATCAGCTTGAACAGAATCCTAACTGGTAA